The proteins below are encoded in one region of Hemiscyllium ocellatum isolate sHemOce1 chromosome 3, sHemOce1.pat.X.cur, whole genome shotgun sequence:
- the pnrc1 gene encoding proline-rich nuclear receptor coactivator 1, with product MVIASSVGRRTSDAEFGILATGRKRRRRRRRRWEVAMHPLPLPRPPPGPLPISEASKTVVVSCHRHPNQQQLPQPGKTAAVSRAWKIRCSSSTALLQRHAHGRPASRGGGAGGPTTTTGPEKTTPATGSCLTAEERKVTKSMGRSDKAIIPHTQFMYSVNKTEYCQPLNTKKRNRRSLQLRKTSIKRNENSHSQNGPSVECCNIIKKDGDKPIISANPSKNLKLLKAGLKSALSLQGDQNYAGPKFSEPPSPSVLPKPPSHWVGAYAECPDERVQDICQDSLLRNESTIQIDSSFMES from the exons ATGGTGATCGCCTCCTCCGTTGGACGTCGCACCTCAGATGCTGAGTTCGGGATTTTAGCTACAGGTCGGAAGCGGAGGAGGAGACGGCGGCGGCGGTGGGAAGTCGCTATGCATCCATTACCCCTGCCCCGACCACCGCCAGGCCCTCTGCCCATCAGCGAAGCCTCTAAGACCGTCGTCGTGAGCTGCCACCGTCACCCCAACCAGCAGCAACTCCCGCAACCCGGCAAGACGGCGGCGGTGAGTCGAGCTTGGAAGATCCGCTGCTCTTCCTCCACCGCGCTGCTACAGAGACACGCACACGGCCGGCCTGCCTCCCGGGGCGGCGGGGCTGGAGGCCCCACGACAACCACCGGGCCCGAGAAAACTACACCAGCGACTGGCAGCTGCTTGACCGCGGAAGAGCGCAAG GTGACCAAATCCATGGGAAGGTCGGATAAAGCAATAATTCCACACACACAATTCATGTATAGTGTAAATAAAACAGAGTACTGCCAGCCTCTAAATACCAAGAAAAGAAATAGACGTAGTCTGCAGTTAAGAAAAActtcaataaaaagaaatgaaaacagcCATAGCCAGAATGGTCCTTCTGTTGAATGCTGCAACATTATCAAAAAAGATGGAGACAAGCCGATTATTTCTGCAAACCCATCCAAAAATCTAAAATTACTGAAAGCTGGTCTGAAGTCTGCACTGAGCCTTCAAGGAGATCAGAACTATGCTGGGCCAAAATTTAGTGAGCCACCGTCTCCCAGTGTTCTACCTAAGCCGCCCAGTCATTGGGTAGGAGCATATGCTGAATGTCCTGATGAGA GAGTTCAAGACATTTGCCAGGACAGTCTCCTCAGAAATGAAAGCACTATTCAAATAGATTCCAGCTTCATGGAAAGTTAA